A region from the Pirellulaceae bacterium genome encodes:
- a CDS encoding sulfatase encodes MKLSTWRFYPTTLLLCGIAICDLFCGTKVSAENRPPNILFAISDDQSWMHAGAYGDQATATPAFDRVAQEGVLFQHAFAAAPSCAPSRSALLLGRNIWEIGEAGVLFGVLRPSSPAFTQRLCEAGYQLASTGKTWGPGRIVGWQQSKGQQPSSFASSSEVLFGKTYNQQQLSQPQPGVNPNDYAANFAKFLQERDPSQPFFFWYGATEPHQRYNQGAWKNAGKQLQDARLPGCLPDHPITRGEILDYGLEIEHFDRHLGRMLQMLEEAGELDNTLVVVTSDHGNPLPRSKCNLYDSGTRVPLAIRLPGVIPSGRQVNDFVNLIDLAPTLLNAAKEKVPAQMSGKSLWSILTSHQSGQIDPQRNFVVTAMERHIISRRGYVGYPMRCLRTSEFSYIRNAEPDRWPAGDPDYFSIHQGFYGDCDRGASKKFILQNAEQPAVKPFFQRAFGRRHAEELYDMRQDPHQLKNLAENPQFASTKLKLATKLDEYLQQHGDPRQRGEAPWDHYRFTDERVYSNESR; translated from the coding sequence GTGAAACTTTCAACCTGGAGATTCTATCCAACCACGTTGTTGCTCTGCGGCATCGCAATCTGCGACTTGTTCTGCGGCACGAAAGTCTCTGCAGAAAATCGTCCACCCAATATTCTGTTCGCCATTTCGGATGATCAATCCTGGATGCATGCGGGCGCCTATGGTGATCAGGCCACCGCAACCCCTGCTTTTGATCGGGTCGCCCAGGAAGGAGTACTCTTCCAGCACGCCTTTGCCGCAGCACCTTCCTGCGCACCATCACGGAGTGCTTTATTGTTGGGTCGAAACATCTGGGAAATTGGTGAGGCAGGCGTCCTATTTGGAGTATTGCGGCCCTCATCTCCAGCTTTCACACAACGATTGTGTGAAGCAGGTTACCAGTTGGCGTCCACCGGAAAAACGTGGGGTCCCGGACGCATCGTCGGTTGGCAGCAATCAAAGGGGCAACAACCGTCATCATTCGCATCGTCGAGTGAGGTGCTTTTTGGAAAAACGTACAATCAACAGCAACTGTCGCAGCCACAACCCGGAGTGAACCCAAACGACTATGCCGCCAACTTCGCCAAATTCCTGCAAGAACGCGACCCGTCCCAACCGTTTTTTTTCTGGTATGGCGCTACCGAACCTCACCAGCGCTACAACCAGGGAGCCTGGAAAAACGCCGGGAAACAGCTTCAGGATGCCCGCCTACCCGGCTGCCTTCCCGATCATCCGATTACCCGCGGCGAAATACTGGACTACGGATTAGAGATTGAACATTTTGATCGGCATCTGGGACGCATGCTCCAGATGCTGGAGGAGGCCGGCGAGCTGGACAACACACTCGTCGTTGTCACCAGCGATCACGGAAATCCGTTGCCGCGATCCAAATGCAATCTGTACGACAGCGGAACGCGCGTTCCCCTCGCCATCCGTCTTCCGGGCGTTATTCCATCTGGGCGGCAAGTAAACGATTTCGTCAACCTCATCGACTTGGCACCCACACTGCTCAACGCAGCGAAGGAAAAAGTCCCTGCCCAAATGAGTGGCAAAAGCCTCTGGTCGATCTTAACGTCGCATCAGTCAGGTCAAATCGATCCGCAACGAAATTTTGTAGTGACAGCCATGGAGCGACACATCATCAGCCGACGCGGATATGTCGGATACCCAATGCGATGCCTACGAACATCCGAATTCAGTTATATCCGCAACGCCGAACCTGATCGTTGGCCCGCTGGTGATCCCGATTACTTTTCAATCCACCAAGGTTTCTATGGTGATTGCGATCGAGGTGCATCCAAAAAGTTCATCCTGCAAAACGCAGAGCAACCCGCAGTAAAACCCTTTTTCCAGCGCGCGTTCGGTCGCCGACACGCTGAAGAACTTTACGACATGCGTCAGGATCCACACCAGTTAAAGAACCTGGCCGAGAACCCACAATTTGCCAGCACCAAGCTGAAACTCGCAACAAAACTTGATGAATACTTGCAGCAGCATGGCGATCCGCGGCAACGGGGTGAAGCACCGTGGGACCACTATCGATTCACGGACGAACGCGTCTACTCCAATGAAAGTCGATGA
- a CDS encoding serine/threonine-protein kinase — protein sequence MNDSYSNRTNANQQSNELFWKRTEEKVDLLAAAWGSCIAEDAVFPQIGRFVEDVPVEERRLLLHELIKVDLEYRWQDRRAPEYLEFYLRSLPELGRIDELPVDLICEEIQIRMQVGDHVDVATVLERFPTQAAQLGSLLGTMVVPGDRPSGTDHSMEGMLTDGLAETLDRVDPISKRLDQIKEGDTVDDFDLLMTLGQGAFATVYLARQRSLERLVALKISQSAGTEPRTLAQLDHSNIVRVFDQRSGGSSIRLLYMELVAGGTLKDIVDQMSELDRAELCGSVILESVDRRLSSAGTAPPEGSAIRLALRQATWSVAICEIGSRLADGLAYAHEKGVLHRDIKPANILLTSEASPKLADFNISFQAGREDEDPTDTFGGSMAYMSPEQLEACHPALGGSAHRVRESSDIYSLGIVLWELMTGHRPFQDETKQANGWAASLQCMLDRRRDVELEVLIKSLPADCPSSLRDVLRRCLEPDDGRRFQSANQLADALRLCLNPRCWRLLQPPQHWGSRIPLLFPTLTVLLATLLPSLFAALFNFFYNGQRIISQLAGAEDFFLLLATLINAITFSVGISIVIVVAYRCALALKNPPSPRPRAGGSNVMFLGHSMACLALSFWLIAGLAYPISLHLGLNGGVSAGVYVHFALSSALCGILAGTYPFFLVTLLCIRWFIPAMIRGEIIRGPQQNDVLWLRRLNRLYLTLTAFVPLLGILLILLFAQSVGQEAMEDRQFLITASLVGLAGFGLMFWLHRVLDEDLLALQDIGQG from the coding sequence ATGAACGACTCGTATTCTAACCGCACTAATGCGAATCAACAGTCGAATGAGTTGTTTTGGAAACGTACGGAGGAAAAGGTCGATTTGTTGGCTGCGGCCTGGGGGTCTTGCATAGCTGAAGATGCGGTATTTCCTCAGATTGGTCGATTTGTTGAAGATGTTCCGGTCGAAGAACGTCGTCTCCTTTTGCATGAATTGATCAAGGTGGATTTGGAATATCGCTGGCAAGATCGACGTGCGCCCGAGTATCTCGAGTTCTATCTGCGTAGTTTGCCAGAATTAGGCCGGATTGATGAGTTGCCAGTTGACTTGATCTGCGAGGAAATTCAGATACGAATGCAGGTTGGCGATCACGTGGACGTCGCGACTGTACTTGAACGCTTCCCAACCCAAGCAGCGCAGTTGGGCTCTTTGTTAGGGACAATGGTGGTTCCGGGGGATCGACCGAGCGGTACAGACCATTCAATGGAAGGCATGCTTACCGACGGGTTGGCTGAAACCCTGGATCGAGTCGATCCGATTTCGAAACGGTTGGATCAAATCAAAGAAGGTGACACGGTTGATGATTTTGATCTGCTAATGACCCTGGGACAGGGAGCATTTGCGACTGTCTATCTCGCTCGACAGCGATCGTTGGAACGACTGGTTGCACTCAAGATTTCTCAGAGTGCGGGGACGGAACCTCGAACGTTAGCTCAGCTGGACCATTCCAACATTGTCCGTGTGTTCGATCAACGTAGTGGCGGTAGCTCTATCCGTTTGCTCTACATGGAATTGGTTGCGGGCGGAACGCTGAAGGATATCGTTGATCAAATGAGCGAACTGGACCGTGCCGAATTGTGCGGATCGGTGATTCTAGAATCGGTCGATCGCCGACTGTCTTCGGCAGGAACGGCACCGCCCGAAGGGTCTGCGATTCGACTGGCCTTGCGACAAGCGACGTGGTCAGTAGCTATCTGTGAGATTGGTAGTCGCTTAGCAGATGGCCTTGCCTATGCTCATGAAAAGGGAGTGCTTCACCGTGACATCAAGCCAGCTAATATCCTGCTGACCTCAGAAGCATCGCCGAAGTTGGCCGACTTTAATATCAGTTTCCAAGCTGGACGCGAAGACGAAGATCCGACTGATACGTTCGGTGGTTCCATGGCCTATATGTCGCCAGAGCAATTGGAGGCATGCCATCCGGCGCTCGGTGGATCGGCCCATCGAGTGCGCGAATCGAGTGATATTTATTCGCTGGGTATTGTGCTATGGGAGTTGATGACAGGACATCGGCCATTCCAGGATGAAACGAAGCAGGCAAATGGCTGGGCAGCCTCGCTGCAATGCATGCTCGATCGTCGCCGGGATGTCGAGCTCGAGGTGTTAATCAAGTCTCTGCCGGCGGATTGTCCCTCATCGTTGCGTGATGTACTCCGTCGTTGCCTGGAACCTGATGATGGGCGGCGCTTTCAATCAGCGAACCAATTGGCAGACGCCTTGCGTCTTTGTTTGAACCCTCGTTGTTGGAGATTGTTGCAACCGCCTCAGCATTGGGGCAGCCGCATTCCCTTGTTGTTTCCGACGCTGACGGTACTCTTAGCAACTTTGTTGCCAAGTCTGTTCGCGGCGTTATTCAACTTTTTCTACAATGGCCAACGCATCATCAGTCAATTGGCTGGTGCGGAAGATTTCTTCCTGCTACTTGCTACCCTGATTAATGCAATCACATTTTCTGTGGGTATCAGTATCGTAATTGTCGTAGCCTACCGCTGTGCCCTTGCACTGAAGAACCCCCCCAGTCCGCGGCCTCGCGCGGGTGGGAGTAACGTGATGTTCCTCGGTCATTCTATGGCCTGTCTGGCCCTCTCGTTTTGGCTGATTGCCGGTCTGGCCTATCCGATTAGCCTACATCTAGGTCTGAACGGTGGGGTTTCGGCAGGAGTGTATGTGCACTTTGCACTTTCATCCGCCTTGTGCGGAATCTTGGCGGGAACGTATCCCTTTTTCCTGGTAACCCTTCTTTGTATCCGTTGGTTTATTCCGGCCATGATTCGAGGCGAGATTATTCGTGGACCTCAACAGAATGACGTGTTGTGGCTGCGACGCTTGAACCGCTTGTATCTTACCTTGACCGCATTTGTGCCGTTGCTCGGTATCCTTTTGATTTTGCTCTTCGCTCAATCCGTCGGACAAGAGGCGATGGAGGACCGTCAATTCTTGATTACGGCCAGCCTTGTTGGATTAGCTGGATTTGGTCTGATGTTCTGGTTGCATCGTGTGCTCGATGAAGACCTGCTGGCCCTACAGGATATCGGCCAAGGTTGA
- a CDS encoding sigma-70 family RNA polymerase sigma factor, translating to MFQSDVGQPLSEAENQPPGVTTMTGSEQVMRKRLKDGDRDALVEYIQNNQPALLAFINKRVGKHLLKKIEPDDILQEVSVEALRAFDKIEIGDREPLNWLFHISERKIIDAHRRFFSSQKRDASREVAIGGEGSQAGIGLGNLLAASMTTPSQAFSRDQKQLRMLAALDTLPEEQREALRLRYLVGLPSKEIAQKLGKSDGAIRVMLSRGLSRLQQLLSDETLRP from the coding sequence ATGTTTCAATCCGACGTTGGCCAACCTTTGAGTGAAGCCGAAAATCAGCCGCCAGGAGTCACCACGATGACCGGATCTGAACAAGTCATGCGAAAACGTTTAAAGGACGGCGATCGCGACGCACTGGTAGAGTACATTCAAAACAATCAACCGGCACTGCTCGCTTTCATCAACAAGCGAGTTGGCAAACACCTGCTCAAAAAAATCGAGCCTGACGATATTCTACAGGAAGTCAGCGTCGAAGCGCTACGCGCATTTGACAAGATCGAAATTGGGGATCGAGAGCCACTCAATTGGCTGTTTCACATCAGCGAGCGGAAAATCATCGACGCGCATCGCCGGTTTTTTTCCAGTCAAAAGCGAGATGCTTCTCGCGAAGTGGCGATCGGCGGCGAAGGGAGCCAAGCGGGAATCGGCTTGGGTAACCTCTTGGCTGCTAGCATGACGACACCCAGCCAAGCGTTCTCACGTGATCAAAAACAATTACGCATGCTCGCTGCGTTAGACACGCTCCCTGAAGAACAGCGAGAAGCACTTCGCTTGCGTTACTTGGTCGGCTTGCCGTCCAAAGAGATCGCCCAGAAGCTCGGCAAGTCCGATGGTGCGATTCGTGTCATGCTCTCTCGCGGCCTGAGTCGCCTACAGCAATTATTGTCAGACGAGACGCTCAGACCGTAA
- a CDS encoding ThuA domain-containing protein, whose protein sequence is MIRITSVGMIIILASAAAASAKDWISYDGQEGPGKGKHIVLVAGDEEYRSEEGLPMLAKILSERHGFKTTVLFSVNEEGVIDPTNQASLSGAELLDSADAIVILLRFRNWPDEQMKHFDAAFKRGVPVIGLRTSTHAFQYRNDRDTDFQSYNRFGKQVLGEDWVSHWGGHKREATLGIVEPGAENDPILRGVDEVFGDSDVYEAYPPADAKILLRGEVLSGMKPSDPPAKYVKKRRSDGKQQDVNGPPMPVAWTRLHQQDSGTKNKIFCTTLGAATDLQSEGLRRMILNSIFWGLDMEVPAKADVTYVDDFDPTMYGFGNYRRGILPADHAVGKVLPAGQEK, encoded by the coding sequence GTGATTCGCATCACTAGTGTTGGCATGATCATTATCTTAGCGAGCGCTGCAGCCGCTTCGGCGAAAGACTGGATTTCTTATGATGGCCAAGAAGGGCCTGGGAAGGGTAAGCACATTGTTCTCGTTGCGGGCGATGAAGAGTATCGTTCGGAAGAGGGTCTGCCGATGCTGGCCAAGATCCTGAGCGAGCGACATGGTTTTAAGACAACCGTGCTTTTTTCGGTCAATGAGGAGGGAGTTATTGATCCGACAAATCAGGCCAGTTTGTCGGGTGCGGAACTTTTGGATTCTGCCGATGCGATTGTGATTTTACTGCGTTTTCGTAATTGGCCCGATGAACAGATGAAGCATTTTGACGCGGCGTTTAAACGCGGTGTTCCTGTCATTGGTTTGAGAACAAGTACGCACGCATTTCAATATCGAAACGATCGTGATACTGATTTTCAGTCCTACAATCGCTTCGGCAAACAGGTTCTCGGAGAGGATTGGGTCAGCCATTGGGGTGGCCACAAGCGCGAAGCCACCCTTGGTATCGTTGAGCCGGGTGCGGAGAATGATCCGATCTTAAGAGGCGTGGATGAGGTGTTTGGCGATTCGGACGTTTACGAAGCCTATCCGCCAGCAGACGCAAAGATTTTGTTGCGTGGCGAAGTGTTGTCAGGTATGAAACCGTCCGATCCACCTGCCAAATACGTTAAGAAGCGACGCTCGGACGGTAAGCAACAAGATGTCAATGGCCCTCCGATGCCCGTTGCTTGGACGCGGTTGCATCAACAAGATAGCGGTACCAAAAATAAAATATTTTGCACCACCTTGGGGGCTGCGACCGATCTGCAAAGCGAGGGACTCCGCCGCATGATTTTGAATTCGATCTTTTGGGGATTGGATATGGAGGTTCCCGCGAAGGCAGATGTGACCTATGTCGATGACTTTGATCCCACGATGTATGGCTTCGGGAATTACCGTCGAGGCATTTTGCCTGCGGATCATGCGGTTGGCAAGGTTTTGCCAGCGGGCCAGGAAAAGTGA
- a CDS encoding L-rhamnose isomerase, translated as MNIERAYELACERYQEIGVDVASALDHLARVSISVHCWQGDDVQGFETKSHALGGGLAVTGNYLGRARDVDELRSDLVTAFSLIPGSHRLNLHASYGEFGGQVVDRDEIEVQHFQGWLEWAQQQRLGLDFNPTYFAHPLAASGATLSHPDPSIREFWLEHGRRARRIGAAMGQATGTPCVTNVWIPDGSKDQPIDRLGPRSRLISALDDLFAEPLDPRHHLDAVECKLFGLGSESYVVGSHEFYLGYAITRNKVLCLDAGHFHPTELISDKISSVFGYVDRLMLHVSRGVRWDSDHVVTMSDELLAIAQEIVRGRYLERTHIGLDFFDASINRVAAWVIGTRNALKALLLALLEPIQLLRQMEVDGDLTGRLAWLEELKTLPSGAVWDYYCERADVPVSTAWLANVREYEQRVLSQRTF; from the coding sequence ATGAACATTGAACGGGCCTACGAATTGGCCTGCGAACGCTACCAGGAGATCGGGGTTGATGTGGCGTCGGCTCTTGATCATCTGGCTCGCGTCTCGATTTCGGTTCACTGTTGGCAAGGCGATGATGTTCAAGGATTTGAGACGAAGTCGCACGCGTTGGGTGGTGGCCTAGCGGTTACCGGTAACTATTTGGGGCGCGCGCGCGATGTCGATGAACTCCGATCGGACCTCGTGACCGCCTTTTCGTTAATTCCCGGCTCTCATCGTCTCAATCTTCACGCCAGCTATGGGGAATTTGGTGGCCAAGTCGTTGATCGTGATGAAATTGAAGTTCAGCACTTTCAAGGTTGGCTTGAGTGGGCGCAGCAGCAACGCCTCGGACTTGACTTTAACCCCACCTATTTTGCGCACCCCTTGGCAGCGAGTGGGGCAACGCTGTCGCATCCGGATCCATCCATCAGGGAGTTTTGGCTGGAACACGGTCGTCGAGCTCGACGCATTGGAGCTGCGATGGGGCAGGCCACAGGAACACCCTGCGTGACGAATGTTTGGATTCCTGACGGTTCGAAGGATCAACCTATCGATCGCCTCGGGCCTCGCTCCCGATTAATTTCCGCACTCGACGATTTGTTTGCGGAACCACTTGACCCACGACACCATCTGGATGCGGTCGAATGCAAACTATTTGGACTTGGGTCTGAAAGCTACGTTGTTGGGTCTCATGAGTTCTATCTGGGATATGCGATTACTCGAAACAAAGTACTCTGTTTGGACGCGGGTCATTTTCACCCAACGGAACTGATTTCCGACAAAATATCTTCGGTATTCGGTTACGTCGATCGGTTGATGTTGCATGTCAGTCGCGGTGTGCGATGGGACAGCGATCATGTGGTGACGATGAGTGATGAGTTGTTAGCAATCGCCCAGGAAATAGTGCGGGGTCGGTATCTCGAACGGACGCACATCGGATTGGACTTTTTCGATGCCAGTATCAATCGCGTGGCGGCGTGGGTGATTGGAACTCGCAATGCATTGAAAGCGCTTTTGCTCGCACTGCTGGAACCGATTCAATTACTCAGACAAATGGAAGTCGATGGAGATTTGACCGGTCGTCTGGCTTGGCTTGAAGAGCTGAAGACATTGCCAAGTGGCGCTGTCTGGGACTACTATTGCGAGCGTGCAGATGTGCCCGTTAGCACGGCGTGGTTGGCGAATGTACGCGAGTATGAACAGCGAGTCCTGAGTCAACGGACTTTCTGA
- a CDS encoding serine protease: protein MFTSPTLASPQRNIILAMLLVMTTSTAAIANSQVYQQLLKSSAMIVAGDRFGSGALVDAEHRLVFTNYHVVGEMDDVRVVFPQHQNGKLRADRHGSIRELDSISFAGKVVARDLRRDLVLIEVESIPAGTVEIPLAAESVSPGERVHSIGNPSASSAMWVYTSGTVRQVYHKQYQLDDSQQVDAQVVETQAPINQGDSGGPVVNNNNELVAIVSATSNDSSLVSVCINVNELKSLLNGENSTIDLPVKSMLDELNLNYELKSTGDFTVDVPANDGDFVRVEIDAETHLFDGRRIRQIRALLKSFENDMPASLLSDLMIDNSQRKFGNWEVWPLKDEQRVYFRVDLDRDTNIDNVKSMIRGVALVTQAMRNQLTTANQKAQSDTRPAELMGTWVASRLNSSGTKVAYAVSLNRDGSYHWYVSDGGDKPLLEDRGKFSINDQTVTFKNEQEAFSAKLRIVNQNQIAYESKSLQFTMNRYVGPATAPDLSGRWATIIQVANGNSVSYTLELKAETLTWTIQSENQDPIIISGPYQLEGDKLTYSTDGNSFVADVSLQDSETLIYKDPTNSLFLKRT from the coding sequence ATGTTCACCTCCCCCACCCTCGCATCCCCGCAGCGGAACATTATCTTGGCCATGTTGCTCGTCATGACCACTTCGACGGCTGCCATCGCCAACAGTCAGGTTTACCAACAATTGCTTAAGTCTTCGGCAATGATCGTTGCCGGCGACCGTTTTGGCAGCGGCGCGTTAGTGGACGCAGAACATCGACTGGTTTTCACCAACTATCACGTTGTGGGTGAAATGGACGACGTCCGGGTAGTCTTTCCACAGCATCAGAACGGCAAACTCCGAGCGGATCGACACGGCAGCATTCGCGAGCTTGACAGCATCAGCTTCGCGGGCAAGGTGGTAGCTCGTGACCTTCGCCGCGATCTCGTCTTAATCGAAGTTGAATCCATTCCAGCCGGCACCGTCGAGATTCCACTCGCCGCAGAGAGTGTTTCGCCGGGAGAGCGCGTACATTCGATAGGGAATCCAAGCGCAAGCAGCGCCATGTGGGTCTATACATCCGGGACGGTTCGGCAGGTCTATCATAAGCAGTATCAATTGGATGATTCTCAACAAGTGGATGCGCAAGTTGTTGAAACCCAAGCTCCCATCAACCAAGGTGACAGCGGAGGTCCGGTCGTAAACAACAACAATGAATTGGTTGCAATCGTGTCCGCCACCTCGAATGACAGCAGCTTGGTCAGTGTTTGCATTAACGTGAACGAACTCAAATCGTTGCTGAACGGCGAAAACAGCACGATTGATCTCCCGGTCAAGAGCATGCTGGACGAACTCAATCTGAATTACGAACTCAAATCGACTGGAGATTTCACTGTCGATGTGCCCGCAAATGACGGCGACTTTGTTCGCGTTGAGATCGATGCCGAGACGCACCTGTTCGACGGGCGTAGGATTCGCCAAATCCGTGCGCTCCTCAAGAGTTTTGAAAACGATATGCCTGCTTCGCTGCTGAGCGATTTAATGATCGACAACAGTCAACGCAAGTTCGGCAACTGGGAAGTCTGGCCGCTCAAAGACGAACAACGCGTTTATTTTCGAGTCGATCTTGATCGGGATACCAATATCGACAACGTGAAATCGATGATACGGGGCGTGGCGTTGGTGACACAAGCGATGCGCAACCAACTCACCACCGCCAACCAAAAAGCACAATCGGATACAAGGCCCGCGGAACTCATGGGAACCTGGGTCGCTAGTCGATTGAATTCGAGCGGTACCAAAGTCGCCTACGCCGTATCGCTGAACCGAGACGGATCCTACCACTGGTATGTAAGTGACGGTGGTGACAAGCCACTCCTAGAAGATCGTGGCAAGTTCAGCATCAACGACCAAACAGTGACGTTCAAGAACGAGCAAGAAGCGTTCTCAGCCAAGCTCAGAATCGTCAATCAAAATCAGATTGCGTACGAATCGAAAAGTCTTCAGTTCACGATGAACCGTTATGTCGGTCCTGCAACCGCTCCAGATTTGAGCGGCCGATGGGCGACGATCATCCAAGTGGCCAATGGCAATTCGGTCAGCTACACACTCGAATTAAAAGCGGAAACATTGACCTGGACCATCCAGTCGGAAAACCAGGATCCGATTATCATCTCGGGGCCCTATCAACTCGAAGGCGACAAACTAACCTATTCGACAGACGGCAACTCATTCGTCGCCGACGTGTCGCTCCAAGACAGTGAGACGCTGATTTACAAAGACCCGACCAACTCACTCTTCCTGAAGCGAACTTAG
- a CDS encoding PmoA family protein, protein MMRYGAAVLVVALLVSTTFADRFTVEQHPEKVTVNLDGEMFTEYLVKSGAKPILWPVIGPKGKSVTRGFPMREATADEKEDHVHHRSFWFTHGEVNDSDFWAEGRDQCGTIAHREFSTVKGGETAVIETKNDWIDRHGEVICHDVRKLTFGVEGDSKYIDFDIKLTATDKPVTFGDTKEGSFGVRVAGSMRVERGEGGKIVNSEGQEDKGAWGKPAAWVDYYGPVEDEVVGVAILNHPQSFRYPTYWHVRTYGLFAANVFGEHHFKGDNSIDAAHTLEPGESMTFYYRVLLHPGDVKSGKVAEAFERYSKLSK, encoded by the coding sequence ATGATGCGCTACGGAGCAGCCGTTCTTGTTGTGGCACTCTTGGTTTCAACAACGTTCGCCGATCGGTTCACGGTGGAACAACATCCCGAAAAGGTTACCGTCAATCTCGACGGTGAAATGTTTACCGAATATCTAGTCAAGTCAGGCGCGAAACCGATCTTGTGGCCTGTGATCGGACCGAAGGGAAAGTCCGTAACACGCGGCTTTCCAATGCGCGAAGCGACGGCCGACGAAAAGGAAGACCACGTTCATCACCGTTCGTTTTGGTTCACTCATGGCGAGGTCAATGATTCTGACTTCTGGGCGGAGGGTCGTGACCAATGTGGTACGATCGCTCATCGCGAATTCTCAACCGTCAAAGGTGGTGAGACGGCGGTTATCGAAACGAAAAATGACTGGATTGATCGACACGGTGAAGTGATCTGTCATGATGTTCGTAAACTGACCTTCGGTGTCGAAGGGGATTCAAAATATATTGATTTTGACATCAAGCTGACGGCTACCGACAAGCCCGTGACGTTTGGGGACACGAAAGAAGGTTCGTTTGGTGTCCGTGTTGCCGGATCGATGCGAGTCGAGCGAGGCGAGGGTGGGAAAATTGTTAACAGCGAAGGTCAAGAAGACAAGGGTGCCTGGGGCAAACCCGCTGCTTGGGTTGACTATTATGGTCCGGTTGAGGATGAAGTTGTCGGAGTTGCAATCCTAAATCATCCCCAAAGCTTTCGTTACCCGACCTACTGGCACGTTCGCACCTATGGTCTCTTTGCCGCCAATGTATTCGGAGAACATCACTTCAAGGGTGATAACTCGATCGATGCTGCTCATACGCTAGAGCCGGGTGAGTCGATGACGTTTTACTATCGTGTGTTGTTACATCCCGGAGATGTGAAGTCGGGGAAAGTGGCCGAAGCGTTTGAGCGTTACTCGAAGCTATCGAAATAA
- a CDS encoding efflux RND transporter periplasmic adaptor subunit — translation MAVKPSICAVLLIILAGTSCYRDETADNSGSTEASKEPLIFTAEIEQVSQRSWPIVVRSQGSLIADEVSTIGAKVSGRVAITSVDLGSRVKKNEELVHLELTDFELQVQQAEAELAEACAKVGLQPNDPMEKLDPQAVPTVMVAKAIWDEAQEALARMKRLQTSRAISASEFNKQESAERVADANYQSALQSVDEQLAIIRVRRAALAMTRQNREDAIIRAPFDGVVQRRHVSAGAIVRGGDPLVTLVRTNPLRFRGRVPELKANSVQLGQSLRISVAGVRELIHSVVKRTSPSLDESNRSLMIEGDLDNTDGKLRSGLFAEADIVVDSEATTVAVPASAVGEFAGVNRVWVVTEGIAAQQQVKIGRRSDKQLEILTGLRTNQWIVTDFNQGLAGRVETPKTHQLTVTHP, via the coding sequence ATGGCCGTCAAACCCTCCATCTGCGCTGTCCTGTTAATCATTCTTGCCGGGACAAGTTGTTATCGGGATGAGACGGCCGACAATTCGGGTTCGACAGAGGCAAGCAAGGAGCCGTTAATTTTCACCGCCGAAATCGAACAGGTTTCTCAGCGCAGTTGGCCCATCGTCGTTCGCTCTCAAGGCAGTCTAATTGCCGACGAAGTATCAACCATCGGAGCCAAAGTTTCGGGTCGAGTTGCGATCACTTCCGTGGATCTTGGTTCTCGAGTCAAGAAGAACGAGGAACTTGTCCACTTGGAGCTAACAGATTTTGAGCTCCAGGTTCAGCAGGCTGAAGCTGAATTAGCAGAGGCTTGCGCGAAAGTCGGTTTGCAGCCAAACGACCCAATGGAGAAACTCGATCCACAAGCAGTACCGACGGTGATGGTTGCCAAGGCGATTTGGGACGAAGCCCAAGAAGCGCTAGCTCGCATGAAGCGACTTCAGACCTCCCGAGCCATCTCGGCATCAGAATTTAATAAACAAGAATCAGCCGAGCGAGTCGCAGACGCGAATTATCAATCGGCGTTACAAAGCGTCGACGAACAGCTAGCCATCATTCGAGTCCGTCGTGCGGCACTGGCAATGACTCGCCAAAATCGAGAGGACGCCATCATCCGCGCACCTTTTGATGGTGTCGTGCAGCGACGTCATGTATCCGCCGGAGCCATTGTCCGCGGAGGTGATCCGCTCGTAACACTGGTTCGAACAAATCCTTTACGATTTCGCGGCCGAGTGCCAGAACTCAAAGCAAACTCCGTGCAACTCGGCCAGTCGCTAAGAATCTCTGTGGCGGGAGTCCGCGAACTCATTCACTCCGTTGTCAAACGCACGAGCCCCAGCCTGGATGAATCAAATCGATCGTTGATGATTGAGGGCGACCTGGATAATACCGACGGCAAGCTTCGTTCTGGCCTGTTTGCAGAAGCAGATATTGTTGTCGACTCAGAGGCGACAACCGTTGCCGTACCAGCTTCCGCCGTCGGTGAGTTTGCTGGGGTCAATCGCGTCTGGGTGGTCACGGAGGGAATCGCTGCTCAACAACAGGTGAAGATCGGACGTCGGTCCGACAAACAGTTGGAGATTCTGACGGGACTCCGTACTAATCAGTGGATTGTCACCGACTTTAACCAAGGATTGGCGGGGCGCGTCGAAACGCCCAAAACCCACCAACTGACTGTAACTCACCCCTAG